In one window of Chanodichthys erythropterus isolate Z2021 chromosome 23, ASM2448905v1, whole genome shotgun sequence DNA:
- the boc gene encoding brother of CDO — protein sequence MSGILDWIPWERKRKFRALCALGALLCCLQDSAAVRDDVPVFTEEPFSVVQKLGGSVTLRCSALPNHVNISWRLNGRELPAGGDEELGVLVRPGSLYIPSLTNLTVGRYQCVATTSVGSCASVPANVTAAKLRDFEPDDQQEIEVDEGNTAVIECHLPESQPKAQVRYSVKQEWLETSKGNYLIMPSGNLQIANATQDDEGPYICAAYNPVTQEVKTSTSTDRLRIRRSTSEAARIIYPPASRSIMVNKGQRLVLECVASGIPTPQVTWAKDGLDLRNHNNTRFLLSNLLIDAASESDSGTYVCNADNGIGSASSATVLYDVQVFEPPQVRVELQQQDVAWGDTVRFSCQVRGKPTPTVVWLHNAQPLSPSPRHRVTSQVLRVLHVGPQDDGMYQCMAENGVGSSQAATRLLTVPTVPSRSGKLPLIRPMSPDKVLREQPPVKPVATSAVLPFDCSEVRVSPAEAPIISSQPRTGKADYYELTWKPRHDGGAPVLEYVVKYRKAGESPGEWTTNTISGSQNKLTLTKLLPASLYEVEMAAKNCAGLGQPAMMTFRTGKWRRGGHTGPPKTPETPPRLTPPEAPDRPTVSMATETSAYVTWIPRGNRGFPIQSFRVEYRKLKKGSGEWEVAVNNIPPSRLSVEITGLEKGTSYKFRVLAVNVLGESPPSAASKAYTVVGSGAPNRRPIDGPYITYNEAINETTIILKWTYTPVNNTPIYGFYIFYRPTDSDNDSDYKKDIVEGDRYWHSITDLQPETAYDIKMQCFNEGGESEFGNVVILETKARPHQRTTPPETSSSRPDHPGNPVPRPGDLPYLIVGVVLGAFVFIIVAFIPICLWRVWAKQKQTLDMRFPALAATVSPCQYTMVPLQGLALGRPCPVDPHLTPAHTVYAPKGEYIPNGKHTTQRLPGHREDADYELECDALLPQKLPNPQPHIHNYCNGVSGCPEEGCCVPDDSPLQVLRLSRPTHPSQSPDSMQADHSLTEAVHLDGEVTADLPLLTTVDTGINRLLQDAEQQEVGTTQNMKQLEGQGTRDDPKDG from the exons ATGTCTGGGATATTGGACTGGATACCCTGGGAAAGAAAGCGGAAGTTTCGAGCGCTGTGTGCCCTGGGTGCTCTGCTGTGCTGCCTGCAGGATAGTGCTGCTGTTAGAG ATGATGTCCCAGTCTTCACCGAGGAGCCTTTTTCTGTGGTACAGAAACTGGGGGGCAGCGTGACCCTGCGCTGCAGCGCCCTGCCTAACCATGTCAACATCAGTTGGCGTCTAAACGGCCGGGAGCTGCCAGCTGGGGGCGATGAGGAGCTGGGAGTGCTGGTGCGGCCCGGTTCTCTCTACATCCCCTCCCTTACCAACCTCACCGTAGGCAGATACCAGTGTGTGGCCACCACCAGCGTCGGGTCCTGTGCTAGCGTGCCAGCCAACGTTACTGCAGCTA AACTGCGAGATTTTGAGCCAGATGACCAGCAGGAGATTGAGGTGGATGAAGGGAACACCGCGGTGATCGAGTGCCATCTGCCTGAGAGTCAACCTAAAGCTCAGGTCCGCTACAGTGTCAAACAGGAGTGGCTGGAGACATCTAaag GGAATTACCTGATCATGCCATCAGGAAACCTTCAGATAGCAAATGCTACACAAGACGATGAGGGCCCTTATATATGTGCTGCTTACAACCCTGTCACCCAGGAAGTAAAAACCTCCACCTCTACCGATCGTCTTAGAATACGAC GTTCAACATCTGAGGCCGCACGTATTATCTATCCACCTGCATCTCGGTCCATTATGGTGAACAAAGGCCAGCGGCTTGTGCTAGAGTGTGTGGCCAGCGGCATTCCCACTCCCCAGGTCACATGGGCTAAGGACGGTCTGGACTTGCGAAATCATAACAACACACGCTTCTTACTTAGTAACTTGTTGATTGATGCGGCAAGCGAGAGCGACTCGGGCACTTACGTGTGTAACGCTGATAACGGCATTGGCTCTGCGAGTTCTGCTACGGTGCTGTACGACGTGCAGGTGTTTG AGCCTCCCCAGGTGCGTGTCGAGCTGCAGCAGCAAGACGTTGCATGGGGCGACACGGTGCGTTTCAGCTGTCAGGTGAGGGGTAAGCCCACTCCCACGGTTGTGTGGCTCCACAACGCTCAGCCCCTGAGCCCGTCGCCTCGCCATCGGGTGACCTCACAGGTGCTGCGTGTGCTCCACGTCGGGCCGCAGGACGATGGCATGTACCAGTGCATGGCGGAGAATGGTGTGGGCAGCTCACAGGCAGCCACAAGACTTCTCACTGTCCCAACAG TGCCCTCACGATCAGGTAAGCTGCCCTTGATTCGACCGATGAGCCCAGATAAAGTTCTGCGGGAACAGCCACCTGTGAAGCCTGTGGCCACCAGTGCAGTTCTGCCTTTCGACTGCTCTGAGGTCAGAGTCTCCCCCGCCGAAGCTCCAATCATCTCTAGTCAGCCACGTACAGGAAAGGCCGACTACTACGAACTTACCTGGAAACCCCGTCATGATGGAGGAGCACCTGTGCTGGAGTATGTCGTCAAGTACAGAAAG GCTGGAGAATCTCCCGGAGAGTGGACCACTAACACCATTTCGGGCTCCCAGAACAAGCTGACTCTTACCAAACTGCTGCCTGCCAGCCTCTATGAAGTGGAGATGGCCGCTAAGAACTGCGCTGGACTCGGGCAGCCCGCGATGATGACTTTTAGAACAGGCAAAT GGCGAAGAGGAGGACACACAGGGCCTCCAAAAACGCCAGAGACGCCACCTCGTCTCACAC cgCCAGAAGCTCCAGACAGACCCACTGTTTCCATGGCCACTGAGACCTCAGCCTATGTGACGTGGATCCCTCGTGGGAACCGTGGATTCCCCATCCAGTCATTCCGTGTGGAGTACAGGAAATTGAAGAAAGGCAGTGGAGAGTGGGAGGTGGCTGTAAACAATATCCCTCCCTCTCGCCTCTCAGTTGAGATAACAGGCCTAGAAAAAG GAACATCATACAAGTTCAGAGTTTTAGCCGTTAATGTTTTGGGAGAGAGTCCACCAAGCGCTGCCTCTAAAGCCTACACAGTGGTGGGCAGTGGTGCACCAAACCGACGTCCCATCGACGGGCCCTACATCACCTACAATGAAGCCATCAATGAGACCACGATCATCCTGAAATGGACG TACACGCCAGTCAATAACACTCCCATTTATGGCTTCTACATCTTCTATCGACCCACCGATAGTGACAATGACAGTGACTATAAAAAGGACATAGTGGAAG GTGACCGTTATTGGCACTCCATCACAGACCTACAGCCTGAGACGGCGTACGACATTAAGATGCAGTGTTTCAACGAAGGGGGCGAGAGCGAGTTCGGAAATGTCGTCATTTTAGAAACTAAAG CTCGCCCTCACCAGAGGACCACACCTCCAGAGACATCATCGTCCAGACCCGACCATCCAGGAAACCCTGTTCCCCGGCCTGGTGATCTGCCTTACCTCATTGTGGGTGTGGTACTCGGAGCATTCGTTTTCATCATCGTAGCATTCATCCCAATCTGTCTGTGGAGAGTTTGGGCCAAACAGA aACAAACTTTAGACATGCGCTTTCCAGCGTTGGCAGCTACAGTTTCTCCATGTCAGTACACCATGGTACCCCTGCAGGGATTGGCTCTGGGTCGGCCTTGTCCTGTAGACCCTCACCTGACACCTGCCCACACTGTCTACGCTCCTAAAGGAGAATATATTCCCAATGGGAAACACACTACACAGCGCCTTCCCGGACACCGG GAGGATGCTGACTATGAGTTGGAGTGTGATGCGTTGTTACCTCAGAAACTTCCCAATCCGCAACCACATATCCACAATTACTGTAACGG